A single genomic interval of Mycobacteriales bacterium harbors:
- a CDS encoding DUF222 domain-containing protein, with product MGTALATLSDAELAAEITTWAGRIAAGEARLLTLIGEYDDRGAWSGPGMLSCAHWLSWKLGMGPVAARERVRVARLLRELPLTSAAFSEGRLSWTQVRALTRCATAETEEVLLAVARSCTGAQIEKVARGLARAAAAAMEAVDPVAAEQRLRSRFRYDDDGTMVVTLRVPAGAAPVVRAGLDRVLAELQAERDQHADALAAELGEGLDLPPTRDPNEKDVTVDASAEAPVSAAGASAEASLRSSEAVDADPPEPLSPPPPGAVRIGQGSFAHVVAPALAITPAGAADASAEAPAPVSRQDREKAEEQARRRATAQWNNQKTLDASVRAQAVHDQIAIGKASYGDALIRLCTRALDTPHSTPVPKDTLTLHVDPLSGWARTHDGELLPPQTLPRPRTSASSRKAVVEVNGQLLLPPEITRTDLTVHDRGRQDRLVTGPLRRALGTLDGERCRFPGCPRNTKLHAHHVIYWTHGGRTDLDNLVLLCHRHHTLVHTEGFQLVLSPDRTLTVRTRDDIPVPHHSSPAWGNPHQLDPTLDIDEHRLPPQWHGEPLDLSYVTMVLLEHAA from the coding sequence ATGGGGACTGCTCTTGCGACGTTGTCGGATGCCGAGCTGGCTGCGGAGATCACGACCTGGGCGGGTCGGATCGCAGCGGGCGAGGCTCGACTACTGACCCTGATCGGGGAGTACGACGACCGCGGTGCGTGGTCGGGTCCGGGCATGCTGTCGTGCGCGCACTGGCTGTCCTGGAAGCTCGGGATGGGCCCGGTCGCGGCCCGCGAACGGGTCCGGGTCGCCCGGCTGTTGCGGGAGCTGCCGCTGACGTCGGCCGCCTTCAGCGAGGGCCGACTGTCGTGGACTCAGGTCCGGGCGCTGACCCGCTGTGCGACCGCCGAGACCGAGGAGGTCCTGCTCGCGGTGGCGCGCTCGTGCACCGGCGCGCAGATCGAGAAGGTCGCGCGTGGCCTCGCCCGGGCCGCGGCCGCCGCCATGGAAGCGGTCGACCCCGTCGCGGCGGAGCAGCGGCTGCGGTCGCGGTTCCGCTACGACGACGACGGCACGATGGTCGTGACCCTCCGCGTCCCGGCCGGCGCGGCACCGGTCGTGCGAGCCGGCCTCGACCGTGTCCTCGCCGAGCTGCAAGCCGAGCGCGACCAGCACGCCGACGCCCTCGCCGCAGAGCTCGGCGAGGGCCTCGACCTCCCCCCGACCCGCGACCCGAACGAGAAGGACGTCACCGTCGACGCTTCCGCGGAAGCGCCGGTGTCGGCCGCGGGCGCTTCCGCGGAAGCGTCCCTGAGGTCCAGCGAGGCAGTCGACGCCGACCCTCCCGAGCCGCTCTCGCCACCCCCGCCAGGCGCGGTCCGGATCGGACAGGGCTCTTTCGCGCACGTCGTCGCTCCCGCCCTCGCGATCACGCCGGCCGGCGCCGCAGACGCTTCCGCGGAAGCGCCCGCACCGGTCTCCCGACAGGACCGGGAGAAGGCCGAGGAACAGGCCCGACGCCGCGCGACCGCCCAGTGGAACAACCAGAAGACCCTCGACGCGAGCGTGCGCGCCCAGGCCGTCCACGACCAGATCGCGATCGGGAAGGCGTCCTACGGCGACGCCCTGATCCGACTGTGCACCCGCGCCCTCGACACCCCCCACAGCACACCCGTGCCCAAGGACACGCTCACCCTGCACGTCGACCCCCTCAGCGGCTGGGCCCGCACCCACGACGGTGAGCTCCTCCCGCCCCAGACGCTCCCCCGACCCCGCACCAGCGCCAGCTCACGCAAGGCGGTCGTCGAGGTCAACGGACAGCTGCTCCTGCCACCCGAGATCACCCGCACCGACCTCACCGTCCACGACCGCGGACGCCAGGACCGGCTCGTCACCGGCCCCCTACGCCGCGCCCTCGGCACCCTCGACGGCGAACGCTGCCGCTTCCCCGGCTGCCCCCGCAACACCAAGCTCCACGCCCACCACGTCATCTACTGGACCCACGGCGGCCGCACCGACCTCGACAACCTCGTCCTGCTCTGCCACCGCCACCACACCCTCGTCCACACCGAAGGCTTCCAGCTCGTCCTCAGCCCCGACCGGACCCTCACCGTCCGCACCCGAGACGACATCCCCGTCCCCCACCACTCCAGCCCCGCCTGGGGCAACCCCCACCAACTCGACCCCACCCTCG